Within the Garra rufa chromosome 16, GarRuf1.0, whole genome shotgun sequence genome, the region ggccgtcctcggatgacggcgctctgcatgacgcgttgatgcttgcgtcatagaacgcacagagcgtgttgtccggatagctggtggtatgagctacgagctgaAACATCAATGTGTAGCCCttgagcggtaattccccctgcttcagcctaAGAAGGATAAATTCCAGACTGAGTAGGTGATCCATGGGGaaaaacacaacggaaacaaaaagactggagAAAGCGAAACGAGAAATAAAAACGGGGTGtaacgcaaaaaaaaaactgtatcggtcggtctttctgtcacgaatcagacaggaacagacgaacaacgacgtagaatAACGAACAGTTTAATAAAAATCCAGGAGAACAACGGGAAACACAGGAGCACGAGGAAGTAACATTAAAGACTGACAAGCAACAAAGCAAAGACACAAACTTATAAAGACACAATGATTGGGAAATTGAGACCAGTTTAATTGCAAAAAGGTGAAAAATTGGGAAAAAGGTGTGGGAAATTAAGcaggaaccaaaacacacagagcagcggggaagatgggagaaaccaaactaaatagtccaggggtgtgacagtctacactttgtgtgttttaattcgtGAGAAcacaatattcagcactgtgcaagaatttttgagcagtgagtggattctaacttaaacacctctgattggccaatgcgttGCTCATGCTGCAAACAGGTTTTGAAACGAAACTGCCTATCCTTATGCTTACTAATCATAGttgtaagttgtatactagttgtttttgctgcttttgtgcaatagatgaataacaacgttttgttttttagatataTTATGTTTAGAGATTTCTATTTTGTGGGAGTcccacaaatcattttattttcccgcatcccacactcgcccatcaagttttgtcccgcgtcGCATTCTGTTGCATTGGGTCCCGCTGTACTCctgtaggagtgcaggtctctactgcatgtactgactgaacgagcaaataacgttaaggccatttggaaaagatgagcgggagcagcggcacaacttcccaacaaagtgtctcttaaaggttgtatcagcgatttctagcctgaaacataaagtgtcaaattcagctgacctttcatcacgatccgctcgctgcctgccccataaattgtctgtgaaaaaaccgcgtctctctggtcagcctagggtccgagatatgccaaaaaaacaatcggcactaccaacctttccacacaaaaacaaacagtgttataaccaatcagtgtcaggggtttggtgttgtggactttcgctccgcctccctcacatcccagcaccagtaagaaagtccacaacacgaaccccctgacgctgattggttggaacactgtttgcttttttggcatatctcggaccctaggctgaccagagagacgcggttttttcacagacaatttatggggcaggcagcgagcggatcgtgaagaaaggtgagctgaaattgacactttatgttttaggctagaaatcgctgatacaacctttaatgtagGCTATCgtcagtgttttactgatgtaaaactgtttacagtgtgtttggattcctataagtttaagattttatataaaattgttaatttaattttaagatactgtagttattttcttaatttgtcaactgacaactttatttaaaaaatgtcaacaatgtttaagaggttttaaacaAACACAGTGTTGCATACTTTATGATTATGCTTCatctttctttggtgctgttaaaaccaccataacAAACCAgcagctcttttatgaaatagtagtaaatcgcattttaaatcgcaattttcatcagaaaaatcgcaattggatttttttcttcaaatCGGGCAGCCCTACTtcctagattaaaaaaaaaaaaagcctgtcaCTGAATCAACCTGTTCAGCCATGGATTCATTTAGAAATGTTGATCAGAGATGCTCAGCAGTTTTGCTGTGGCTTTGATTGGAACTATATTCAGTAGTGAAACTAAGCAAAACAGACAACACTGCATCTAAAATGTAAAGATACTACAAAACTGTTTATTCAACTGTCATCTAAAATCACATCACATTTGTAATGGTGCAGATTTTTGGTAAAAACAGCACTCTCGCTTGAGTGATATTATTAAACGGCATTATGTTAAATACATATAAGGGGGTGTTTTTGTTGCGCTCATGTCTAGAATTTCAGGTTTTATATCTCAATAATCATGTTCAAACACTGCATCAGTGTGAAACGACAGACAGGTCTGGATTGGATGCAGCATTAATGCATTAATCATCATGATATTTTTACACAATCACACCAAAAGAATGTGTTAAATCAACAGCAAAAACAGCAGCTCACCTGGTCCCAGTCCAAGAGGTGTTCCCTAACACTGGGATAGTGAAGCAGGTCGAAGGCCGTCTCTCTAATAATCTCTGGGTTCAGCAGACGGAACTGGGAGGCCTTGAGCGGGACACTCGCCGGCACGCTCTGCCAGAAAGACAGCCAGTCCCACAGCGCCTGAAGAGAGACAGGTAAACGTGATGTCCAGGTGTACCGCACTGATCAAGACGATCATCGCTCTGATTCATGAACAAGCACTTACAACGGACGTCTTGGTAATCATGGCACGGAGCCATTGGAAGTCGACAGACTTGTAGATCACAGCCACGAATCTGAGATCTGAATCTTTATCATCCCAGACCTTTGGGGAGCCCTCCGGATAACTCATCCTGATGGAGGTGCGGTTCCCCACGTCTGCGCTGAAACCTCGCACGGGACCACTGTTCAGTCTGACCACAAACAAGAGTCatgaacacatacacacacgcacctTTAGCTAAAACAATACAAATTAAGCGGAGAACATTCCCACCTGATGATGGTACTAAACTGGTTGAAAAGAGGCCCGAGACCCAATCCTTTCAGTATCCCTCCATTTCCAATCACTAGACATCGACGACAGTCCGTCCCTCCACGTCTCTCCTCAGAGGAGGCCGGTAGGAGGTCCAGGACCTCCTGAAGCTTGCTCTTCATGTTCAGGAAACCAAACGGTGGTGGATATTGGAATATTTGTTCATTCAAATGAGTGTTCTTGTCCAAAAAGGGCTCTAGTACTGGTGTGGAGCTGTAACGTTCAGCTTCCATTCTCTGTCGGGCAAAAGAAGGTCTGCATTCTCGGGCGAGTATCTCTCGGACATAGGACTGGACACGCTGCAAGTCAAAATGCACTGCTTAATGCAAACGTTCACAACAGGCCAACTGAAAacatttatattgtgcaatttatCTCGATTGTGGACAGGCACTAATCTGTCCTTTCCTAAAATATCTGAACCCAAAAGTAGTAAAGTATGTTGTGCCACAAGGCTCGGTCCTAGACCCCTTTGATATTCTCCCTAAATATGCTCCCTAAACATGTTTATAAGTCTTGTTGTTCTAGGGAGCCACAGCACAGGCGTGTAAATAATAGAATGCAGTGCTGTGCAAGACCGGAGCTCATAAGAACTGCGTTCGCTGATATGAGGAAGCATAGCATTTCGTCAcattagaattataaggttctagctgacatttttgtcaaaattgagttattcaaatttttttattctgtgacaacttatttacattttttgatgtttcttttgtaagctatgtacatttggggccttttttagaaaacaaaaatagttctatctacagaagtctatggaacgtAAAAACAATATCTTGAAAGTTCTCAGAATgcatagaaccttataattctaaggtgacgatttgtTTTCACACCTATGCAGACACACCTCTACTAATCAATGTTTCTTTTACTTCCTTCtatcttccttcctttctttcatGTAGAGTGCTTGCAATCTCTATTCCATTGCGGGTGTCAGAAACAAAAAGTTTCACAGCAACAGGTTGTATCAGGGCACTTCTGCTTTTCTATCTGCAGCAGCAActgaatttacatttacatttgttcATCAAGCAGACAGCTTTATGtaaagcaacttacaaatgaggaataCGTTTTCATTCCAACCATCACATGCAGACATTTTCCATGACCAACATTCATCTAGACATTTTAAGGCTTGGTAAACTTTAACAGTGAGAggttctgtaaagctgctttgaaacaatgtgCACTTTGAAAGTTCACAAATAATATTGACCCATCTGTACTTCCTCCAGAGCAGTGGCTCTGCACATTTGCACATCTCTCTTATCTGATGAGCTCTCGCATTAGATATTTAGACATCCAAATGTGCGGTGGGTTCCCAGCACTATAGTATTAGATGTTAAAAGTATTTCAGCACTTTCTGGCAGATATTTAAACTCAAAGGAACAAAAGTAGAAGTGATTTTTGCTTCCAGTACTTTCAGATTAgcattcaaatttaaatttttaatatataGCAAGTATATTAAACTAAAATGGCAATGTTCACCAAGAGTTATAAATATGTTTCAGCAAAACTCTACAATGCaagtaagggtgtgttcacacttgtcatgtctGTTTAAATTAAAACAGACTGTGGTGCGATTGCTCtattagtgcggttcatttgagtaggTGTGAACACTGCCTTctgaaccctggtgtgcaccaaacaagcaggCCCAGATCTCTAAAAATATGGGTTTCGGTCCGCTTTCAAATGAACCCTGGTCTGGTTCAAattaaatatgaacgcaacacagaccaaatacttctaaactaaccaaaaacaggaagcaaTGATAAGATGCaacgctatgcgacatgatttcacgaagggaacaagcgtGTATCAAAAACAAAACGAGCAGAGGGCAAGTGGAAGCAGCAAGGAGATAAAGTGCCTTTTATAAGctttttgtgagtttgcaggtggttaaaataaaatcatatacacccaACAATGAGTGCGCTTAGTCAAGCAGACAGAATTAGGTGTAGTTGATTTAAAGcatgggtactttgatgtcatggcgctttaagtcgaacgcacctttttcttttgtttggagtgttcggtgactTCAGTCATGAAATATAGGTCATTTAACTGGACTAATTAAGTTATGAATGTTTCACTATGCCTTTATGTTTGGTATTTGTGCCAGTGTgccaaaaatgccagtgtgaaagctaagcagaccaggaccaaatgtatcattttattttttagtccgGATCAAACTACAAgtactacaagtgtgaacacaccctaaatcaCTTGCATATGTAACTAAATCTTTATTTCTGTGTGACTTAATGATGCCTAACATTAGCCATTAGCTAATATTTTTTTAGGTTTTACTCGCCAGTGTGTGAGTTGGAGGCTCATTATATGTTTAGACAGactgtgggtgtcgctgtttcgctgttttccctgcttcctgtttgccttgccttgctgcagagtgatctgtgtttgttgctccctgcagcttcgattttttttttttttgattccctatcttattgttaattctgccgttttaaattgatagatatagcttaacttgaTTCCTggcttatccatcaaactaatctgactaatttgatcgtttgccttattctataatcacgagtgcagcacgttagcattccattagccagttaactttctactcgcactccattcacgcttttaacttcTCTCGTGTTTGATATCGTCAGTTCTCCTTTAGccagttccgttccgttttttcagGAATTCGAACAACAACAGTTGGTAAGTTGGAAACAttccacaatcacggtgagtaatggcttcttctcctacaattgtagtctgcactgcttgccacatgtatagcttatctatctctgtcagcagtgagccttatacatgtgataaatgcaggaatatagtcaggctgacacgcatccaaactttaatagaggatagtaagaatgtgagggccttagatacggttttggatgcgactagctcagaaagccctgtacattgttcggttccggtaacaacgcccgtgcagcagggcaactaggtgactgtgagacggcatagtcgcgggtcaaaacaccgctcttccgttccgatcagaacatcaaacaggttctccccactcagtgaagcacccactgagaaacctgatgaaagtgctctagtaattggcgattctattgtacggaacgtgaaaatagagactccagccaccatagtccagtgtttaccagGAGCCAGAgtgcctgacatcttggcaaatttaaaagtgctggctaatgctaaacgtaaattcagtaagattgttattcacgtcggcactaatgatgttcgacttcgccagtcggagatcactaaaaataatgttaaagaggtgtgtgaacttgcaagtacaatgtcagacactgtaatatgctctggtcccctcccggcttaccgtggtgacgagattcatagtagactgtggtcactccatggctggatgtcaaagtggtgcccgcgaaataacataggtttcatagacaattggacgagtttctggggcagacctgacctgttgaaaagagatggtcttcatccctccggatgtggagcatctctcctatctagaaatatggcacatagtcttagcgtttgcacttgactaactagggcccaggtcaggaagcagacagactggctaaaccgaccgtctgctagccgcctcatgtcacagaaatcagttaattctcagcacatagagaccctttcacctagatatcacactatagagactgtgtctgttccccgagcaagaaaatataaaaaacggctgaatcaaatcaagactaacaatttaattgatgttcaacaaataaaaaatatatataatacagagaaacaattgataaagcttggcttattgaatatcaggtccctttctacgaaagcactttttgtaaatgatatgatcactgatcataacctagatgtgctctgtttgacggaaacctggctaaaaccagacgattacattattttaaacaagtccaccccccaagattactgttataaacatgaaccgcgtctaaaaggtaaagggggaggtgtttctactattatattatactattctcaatgtctctcagagaacgggcttcaaatataactcgtttgaagtaatggtgcttcatatagcattatccaaagaaactagtgctaatgataaatccgccgtgacgtttgtactagctacagtttacaggccaccagggcaccatacagactttattaaagaatttgctgattttttatccgagttagtgttggccacagataaagtcttaatagtgggtgattttaacatccatgttgataatgaaaaagatgcattaggaacagcatttatagatattttgaactctattggggttaaacaacacgtgtcaggtcctactcattgccgaaatcatactctagatttaatactgtcacatggaattgatgttaatggtgttgaaattctgcagcaaagcgatgatatctcagatcattatctagtctcttgtatactccagatatctaaaactgtaaattcaactccttgctacaagtacggtagaaccatcacttctactacaaaagactgctttgtaagtaatcttcctgatttatctgaattcctcagcatatccaatagctcagaaaaacttgatgatgtaatagaaactatggaatcaCTCTTtactagcactttagatacagttgctccaatgcgcttaaaaaagattaagaaaaacagtgtaacaccgtggtataacgatcacactcacgccctaaagagaaaagcacgaaaaatggaacgcagctggaggaaaacaaaactagaggtttttcgtactgcttggcgtgaatgcaactcatcttatagaaaagcattaaaaactgccagatcggattacttttcgtctctcttagaagaaaacgtctcgggttactaatgtaaccttagttccctgagggaacgagacgccgcgtcaggaacgctatggggaacgccattggcgggccgcactctgaactatgtctaacaaccaatgaaatgacgggagtgacgtcacaggcgcggtgacgtcatcgaccgggaagtataaagcgcgtgcgtttgaagccggcggcagctcttttaggaatgaagcgagcgccgcagggtgcgggaattatggtccgagacgcggcgtctcgttccctcagggaactaaggttacattagtaacccgagacgttcccttccgggaactcgagccgcgtcaggaacgctatggggaacgagactaccaacgcccccataatttccgagccctgcgcagtgtctgctcaaccagggtggaaagtaaagagcccttgtctagcattccgcggacaagaaggccctgtagtcctcggccctggggtacacgaggaatggtagtcttcctctgtctggtcgccagccagaacgagaggtactctgcggccctcaggcacacacagagtcttagtcctttgtctgggacttagccagaacaagagggaccgaatgaccactgtctagcactcggcagacagatggtgtgggaagtcctcggtccgtagacccacgaggacggtgagctcgacctcaaggctcctcggccctcgggcacatgaggagagggtgatcctttgtctgggggttcagccagaacaagagggatccaaggctcggcctggagctctgccaggacgcgagggaataagccattgtctagcattacgcggacaagagggcactgcaatccccggccctcgggctcacggggaagacagtaggggcctcagcctggtagccagccagtgcatgaggcactcctcggccttatttgaaggcagacgaggagtcttagtccttggtctgggaaaggccagaaaccagagggaccgaaatacactcggtctggtagcatcctgcgccagaacacgaggagaattaagccattgtctagcattccgcggacaagagggctgtatggttctcggcccttaggcacacgagaacaagtagacctctgcctggttcgccagccagtgcgagaggtactcctctgtcttgttctaaggcagacgaggagtcttagtccttggtctgggaaaggccagaaaccagagggaccgaaatacactcggtctggtagcatcctgcgccagaacacgaggagaattaagccattgtctagcattccgcggacaagagggctgtatggttctcggcccttaggcacacgagaacaagtggacctctgcctggttcgccagccagtgcgagaggtactcctcggcccttgggcacgcgaggaGTTTAGTCCTTCGTCTGGTTTCCTGCCAGACCATGAAGGAGACAGCGTCTAGAATACTTACCTGCTAAGACACTGTTAtaactcggtctggtagcatcctgcgccagaacacgaggagaattaagccattgtctagcattccgcggacaagagggctgtaagaTCCTctgccctcaggcgcacgaggatagtagtgggcctctgcctggttgcccagccagtgcaggaggcactccttggccctcaggcacacgaggagtcttagtccttggtcagggaaaggccagaaaccagagggaccgaaatacactcggtctggtagcttcttgcgccagaacacgagggggaataagccattgtctagcgttccgcggacaagagggctgtatggttctcggcccttgggcacacgagaacAAAGTAGGGCAgtctgatcctcggccctcgggctcacgaggatgcagggacactcctaggagcgtcgtggcgaataacgacttctcttctttccgcagaaagaatgcgccttgagaagtctcctcctggctagggaggtggctgactctctagacCTAGTCTCGCTAAGCCGAGAGAACagcggagcctggagcggctctgaggtcgagttcatagtACCTGacaatgtcaggggcgaggaccaacccgcagcattgcagatgtcctggatggggacacctgctgtcagagctcttagaggcagacagcctcgggaagagtaagtcttggctccccatggagctgggagaccagaggacttggaggtagtaggaatggcatccgtgatccatctactgatagctctgatcgtgccacatgctttctttgtggccgtatgtgcccagtgcgcatactggacagatatacttcccattggtcgcactccaagaatggaggtaatagaggattgagacccctcagggtctcagcctgagtgcaccaccgaggaaaccataccgacgagccaccacgaggggcatggtaggccaataagccgccacgaacaccctcaggatggagtgagctggttttgtgggtttgcgaggactcagtactgtaccaacaggcagtaacttggtctagatctgggattctcaaccggtgggccgcggcccactagtgggcctcagtgatcctccaggtgggccgcgagatggtttaaaattaatttaaatattatcctaaaatGATCAAAGCACGCCTCTTTCATGTTCTGTGatggattgctttggactcggcgcagcaagcctcatcgcactgttaaatacagactgaacggcggctcaaaatTTCTAACTGATGCACGCAAGCGTCATTAGATACCTGCAagggaccagagtatgtgagcggagtggagcggcaacattttcccctccgcgctccgtgcatttaataatcactccgctcCGGGTTCATTATTTACCGCTCctgctccactcctcgctcactgatatcagaaacaccgctccgcgtcaaaaaaaattcagtatgtttgaaatataacagtctgttcataacatatattaaaacacaaaaaattataaaataaaataacaagagagtttggaacactactgtgcaaactatgttcctaccacatgccaaACTAATAAcactgtcagcattaaaagagtataatttctgctttttgcagtacaaagtttgtaatgaaaataagaaTACGTTTTCATCGTAgttatttctgctcattcgaaatcagataccattacatttgtttcaatTCATTGCTAGTGAATAAGtgttgttcacctaaaaat harbors:
- the LOC141288873 gene encoding lactosylceramide alpha-2,3-sialyltransferase-like; translated protein: MSYPEGSPKVWDDKDSDLRFVAVIYKSVDFQWLRAMITKTSVALWDWLSFWQSVPASVPLKASQFRLLNPEIIRETAFDLLHYPSVREHLLDWDQNVPTLGVSALNLATYLCDEVSLAGFGYNLSQKEAPLHYYDNRLMTSMLKEAMHDVQTETVFLKRLVASGSITDLTGGIHCDYC